A section of the Cuniculiplasma divulgatum genome encodes:
- the surE gene encoding 5'/3'-nucleotidase SurE, producing the protein MILLTNDDGIFSPGIRSLWKSLRNEGIDVVVVAPSQERSGSGMSISLSEPVDYVRFSLDGGLAYSVRGTPADCVLLSLNILFPGQIDAVVSGTNAGINAGYGIIFNSGTMSAALLASMMGVPSFAFSQHVTAENRSSPEIYENGSAIAAWMVSEFLNSRIRNSGMINVNFPENVHKNTGIVEVPFSKRPLYRRKLVFNHRTAETGSFRIVPVQEKPEACGHMDDISVVLHSGLISVTRISVETDPALKPENEILSMADPQNPDE; encoded by the coding sequence ATGATACTCCTGACAAATGACGATGGTATATTCAGCCCTGGTATCAGGTCCCTGTGGAAATCCCTGAGGAATGAAGGGATTGATGTTGTGGTTGTTGCACCATCCCAGGAAAGGAGTGGATCCGGAATGTCAATTAGCCTGTCTGAGCCTGTTGACTACGTCAGGTTCAGTCTTGATGGAGGCCTGGCATATTCTGTCAGAGGTACGCCTGCAGACTGCGTGCTGCTTTCCCTGAATATATTATTCCCAGGTCAGATAGACGCGGTTGTTAGCGGTACAAATGCCGGAATCAATGCAGGCTATGGAATCATCTTTAACAGCGGGACCATGTCTGCTGCACTGCTGGCCTCCATGATGGGTGTACCCTCATTCGCATTTTCACAGCATGTCACTGCCGAGAACCGTTCCAGTCCTGAGATTTATGAAAATGGATCTGCAATTGCAGCCTGGATGGTTTCTGAATTCCTGAATTCCAGAATTCGCAACAGTGGAATGATCAACGTCAATTTTCCGGAGAATGTTCATAAAAACACAGGAATTGTGGAGGTGCCATTCTCCAAGCGCCCTCTGTACAGAAGGAAACTTGTTTTCAATCACAGGACAGCCGAAACTGGTTCCTTCAGGATCGTGCCTGTCCAGGAAAAACCTGAGGCCTGCGGCCATATGGATGATATCTCAGTGGTCCTCCATTCCGGCCTTATATCGGTGACCAGGATTTCTGTGGAAACGGATCCTGCCCTGAAACCAGAAAACGAAATTCTTTCCATGGCAGATCCGCAAAATCCTGATGAATGA
- a CDS encoding alanine--glyoxylate aminotransferase family protein: MTSRILMHVGPSIGNYDVLSAAVQPNIGFASPEFNSAMKNSLEGFRYVTGSDSSYTPFILPGSGTVAMESVMSFIPRGSRILVVSNGVFGDRWEAIMSRYPLILKVLRAEAGKAVSTGEIEHEVSSGRYFAVAMTQVETSTGVRLDVESVAKAVRNHVDLVIVDGVASIGGETMKAAQWGIDVCLTASQKALGAQAGAGLLVASPSAMEKLKGESISGYFADLRNWSDIMNKFLAGGGGYFATPPIGTVFSIQKSMDLIRSETMEARVRRHEICSQAFRAGISHLGLEILASEKLRSNTVSGVMVDGINIADFLQRCMKKGVEFGAGVHPSVRDRYFRVGHMGWVQPAHIITALNAIESSLEEMGKRVDRGSALAAGEIFSRYPGI; this comes from the coding sequence ATGACTTCAAGAATATTGATGCACGTGGGGCCATCCATTGGCAACTATGATGTTCTGTCGGCCGCTGTCCAGCCAAATATTGGTTTTGCATCACCTGAGTTCAACAGTGCCATGAAGAACTCCCTTGAGGGCTTCAGGTATGTTACCGGATCGGACAGTTCTTACACACCTTTCATTCTTCCCGGCAGCGGAACAGTTGCAATGGAGAGCGTTATGTCCTTCATACCTCGCGGCTCCCGCATACTTGTGGTGAGCAATGGAGTATTCGGGGACCGCTGGGAGGCAATAATGTCAAGATATCCTTTGATCCTGAAGGTGCTGAGGGCTGAAGCCGGGAAGGCAGTCTCCACTGGGGAGATTGAGCACGAGGTATCCTCAGGCAGGTACTTCGCCGTTGCAATGACCCAGGTTGAGACAAGCACAGGGGTGAGGCTTGATGTGGAATCAGTTGCAAAGGCAGTCAGGAACCATGTGGATCTGGTGATTGTTGATGGAGTCGCAAGCATAGGCGGAGAGACCATGAAAGCGGCGCAGTGGGGCATAGACGTATGTCTCACGGCAAGCCAGAAGGCACTGGGTGCCCAGGCAGGAGCCGGTCTGCTTGTGGCATCGCCATCAGCAATGGAGAAGCTGAAGGGTGAGTCCATAAGCGGTTATTTCGCCGATCTCAGGAACTGGTCAGATATAATGAATAAGTTTCTTGCAGGGGGCGGGGGATATTTCGCAACTCCTCCCATAGGCACTGTATTCTCGATACAGAAGAGCATGGATCTCATCAGGTCAGAGACCATGGAGGCCAGGGTCAGGCGCCACGAGATATGCTCCCAGGCATTCAGGGCCGGAATCAGTCATCTTGGCCTTGAAATCCTGGCGTCAGAGAAGCTGAGAAGCAATACTGTCAGCGGCGTTATGGTTGATGGCATAAACATAGCCGATTTCCTGCAGAGATGCATGAAGAAAGGAGTGGAGTTCGGCGCAGGGGTGCATCCCTCTGTGCGGGACAGATACTTCAGGGTGGGGCACATGGGATGGGTTCAGCCCGCTCATATTATAACAGCCCTCAACGCAATAGAATCTTCTTTGGAGGAGATGGGGAAGAGGGTGGACAGGGGCAGTGCCCTGGCCGCAGGTGAAATATTCTCCAGATATCCCGGAATCTGA
- a CDS encoding AMP-binding protein — protein MSEMVYYPPDSQSTNIMRLARKHGLQTLDNLYDRADADPEWFWPAVIEDCNITFRKPYGSVMDASGGKPWTKWFTGGHINIAHNCVEKFGDSDRPAVKYETEDGRSGSMSFRELNRVTGKLGGFLREAGIARGDRVGIYMPPSLEGVVALYSVLRIGAVAVPVFSGYGIEAVKTRIQDSGAKALFSFAFYSRKGKTVDMQSTVHSMPDIMHIVKDAKSPDVFDFWKSVDSGKYVESADTGSEDPAIMLYTSGTTGKPKGTVHVHGGSFVNIVKEVKYYMDMGPEDTLFWISDLGWMMGPWSILGANALGGSIFVYDGAVDYPDIRRLWRIISSHGITLLGLSPTLVRSLKSRNAAFPMPSVRVFGSTGEPWDEESWLWLFREIGSGKTPIANISGGTDIIGCFLASTPAIPLMPRCLYRGLGMNTSVMSEDGMDVVDQVGYLVSKSHCPSMTRGIWGQPEKYLETYWSQFKDVWVQGDWAMRDRNGYYFLFGRSDDVIKVSGKRLGPNEIENAVMEVPGVVESAVIGVPDALKGEAVVIFYTGENSDATMEAIRTKVEESMGKSFLPRFTIWLPQLPKTRNGKIVRRVVKRAFLGQDPGDVSNLEDTAIMDYIKEVGRIRDRPDDFQGMSR, from the coding sequence ATGTCCGAAATGGTGTACTATCCACCAGACTCCCAATCAACAAATATAATGAGGCTGGCCAGAAAACACGGATTGCAGACACTTGATAATCTCTATGACCGTGCAGATGCTGATCCAGAATGGTTCTGGCCTGCGGTTATTGAGGATTGCAACATCACCTTCAGGAAGCCCTATGGTAGTGTGATGGATGCCAGCGGTGGAAAACCCTGGACAAAATGGTTCACCGGAGGGCACATAAACATCGCCCATAACTGCGTGGAAAAATTTGGTGATTCTGACAGGCCTGCGGTGAAGTATGAAACCGAGGACGGCAGATCCGGATCAATGAGCTTCAGGGAACTTAACAGGGTTACCGGCAAGCTTGGAGGTTTTCTTCGGGAAGCTGGCATTGCCAGGGGCGACAGGGTTGGCATATACATGCCGCCATCACTGGAAGGGGTTGTTGCCCTCTATTCTGTCCTCAGAATCGGCGCTGTTGCCGTGCCTGTATTTTCAGGATATGGTATTGAGGCGGTAAAGACCAGGATTCAGGATTCAGGCGCAAAGGCACTGTTTTCATTCGCATTCTATTCCAGGAAGGGAAAGACCGTGGACATGCAGTCCACAGTTCATTCCATGCCAGATATAATGCACATAGTCAAGGATGCTAAATCACCTGACGTCTTTGATTTCTGGAAGAGCGTTGATTCAGGAAAGTATGTTGAATCGGCCGACACTGGGTCCGAGGACCCGGCCATAATGCTTTACACCTCCGGCACAACGGGAAAACCCAAGGGAACTGTGCATGTCCATGGCGGGAGCTTTGTAAACATCGTGAAGGAGGTGAAATATTATATGGACATGGGGCCGGAGGATACCCTCTTCTGGATATCCGACCTTGGATGGATGATGGGCCCATGGTCAATTCTTGGCGCCAATGCACTTGGCGGATCAATCTTCGTTTATGACGGGGCTGTTGATTATCCTGACATCAGGAGGCTCTGGAGGATAATTTCATCCCATGGGATCACGCTTCTTGGCCTTTCCCCAACACTTGTGAGGTCCCTGAAATCCAGGAATGCTGCATTTCCCATGCCATCCGTGCGGGTCTTCGGATCCACCGGGGAGCCCTGGGACGAGGAATCATGGCTGTGGCTATTCAGGGAGATTGGGTCAGGTAAAACCCCCATAGCGAATATATCAGGAGGAACCGACATAATCGGATGCTTCCTGGCATCCACTCCTGCCATACCACTCATGCCAAGGTGCCTGTACCGTGGACTGGGCATGAATACTTCCGTGATGAGCGAGGATGGCATGGATGTGGTGGATCAGGTCGGCTACCTTGTTTCAAAGAGCCACTGCCCTTCCATGACCAGGGGAATATGGGGACAGCCGGAGAAATATCTGGAAACCTACTGGTCCCAGTTCAAGGACGTATGGGTTCAGGGGGACTGGGCAATGAGGGACCGCAACGGTTACTATTTCCTGTTCGGAAGGTCAGACGATGTCATCAAGGTGTCCGGGAAAAGGCTCGGGCCCAACGAGATTGAGAATGCAGTAATGGAGGTGCCGGGAGTCGTGGAATCTGCGGTCATAGGAGTGCCTGATGCCCTGAAGGGGGAAGCCGTTGTCATATTCTACACTGGCGAGAACAGCGACGCAACCATGGAAGCAATCAGGACGAAGGTGGAGGAGAGCATGGGAAAGTCATTTCTTCCCAGGTTCACCATATGGCTTCCGCAGCTTCCCAAGACCAGGAACGGCAAGATAGTGAGGAGGGTCGTGAAAAGAGCTTTCCTTGGCCAGGATCCTGGAGATGTTAGCAATCTTGAGGATACGGCCATAATGGATTACATAAAGGAGGTTGGCAGGATCAGGGACAGGCCCGATGATTTCCAGGGGATGTCCAGATGA
- a CDS encoding MBL fold metallo-hydrolase, with protein sequence MKTGEFEARLLSDGYFTLDPGAYFGIVPRPIWSKTFRETPSGRVKLALNVVLLQGKDYSALIDSGIGFPESQKMRTIYEIEKTSDIVPQITDIMNPDDIRFIIHSHLHFDHSGHSLDGMPGKRVFRNASLVAQDLEFRAYSRPNEFTRSSYIRNTAQMNRASRIRLDGSVRFKNDIRVIRTGGHTAGHQVIIAGSGTHQIMYFGDLIPSAFHVKIPYVTAIDSFPMETVRMKRKLIERAIREKCVCIFNHDPETPAGIISGDLQNPKVEKVFLE encoded by the coding sequence ATGAAGACAGGAGAATTTGAGGCCAGATTGCTTTCCGATGGCTATTTCACCCTTGACCCCGGAGCATATTTCGGCATAGTGCCAAGGCCAATATGGAGCAAAACTTTCAGGGAAACACCCAGCGGGAGAGTGAAGCTGGCACTGAACGTTGTACTTCTCCAGGGGAAGGATTATTCGGCTCTCATAGACAGCGGCATCGGTTTTCCGGAAAGCCAGAAGATGCGTACTATCTATGAAATAGAAAAAACCAGTGATATTGTACCGCAGATCACTGACATCATGAATCCTGATGACATAAGATTCATCATACATTCCCACCTGCACTTTGACCACAGCGGACACAGCCTGGACGGGATGCCTGGAAAACGTGTCTTCAGGAATGCCTCCCTTGTTGCCCAGGACCTTGAGTTCAGGGCATACAGCAGGCCCAACGAGTTCACAAGAAGCAGCTACATCCGCAATACCGCGCAGATGAACAGGGCCAGCAGGATCAGGCTGGACGGATCAGTGAGGTTCAAGAACGATATCAGGGTCATCAGGACTGGCGGGCACACGGCCGGGCACCAGGTCATCATTGCCGGAAGCGGAACCCACCAGATCATGTATTTCGGTGACCTCATACCTTCGGCCTTTCACGTGAAGATCCCCTATGTAACTGCCATAGACAGCTTTCCCATGGAAACTGTCAGGATGAAGAGGAAACTCATTGAAAGGGCCATTCGTGAAAAATGCGTATGCATCTTCAACCATGATCCTGAAACGCCTGCCGGAATAATATCAGGAGACCTGCAGAATCCCAAGGTTGAGAAGGTATTCCTGGAATGA
- a CDS encoding PhoU domain-containing protein, with protein MATYTRRVQLTGGSTFIISLPSKWVKEARISKGSEVIIDDSQGVLTVTHSQARPKENARILTVTGKPNPEYFQRVLTSLYIAGFDTLTIKSPKYMDAGMVDAISRFSRLVMGVEIFDESSRSVVLQNVLDSKSFPLPNAVRRMSLNVQTMIEDTINGISGSDSALLDSVINRDDDVDRYQLYVYREVKSGESDESNSVFYLIFSRILERIADHAVNLCKLWKTVPEHSGKESESIVEFLRESGQMYNEAVDAFYAKKFDSLDPIIGKKTSVTARKDEILRSLQGGEMVAIVVPSSEEIVRIGLYATDIAELAMDMILSEREEFSI; from the coding sequence ATGGCAACATATACCAGACGAGTACAGCTTACCGGAGGCTCCACTTTCATAATATCGCTTCCATCCAAATGGGTTAAGGAAGCCCGGATCAGCAAGGGCAGTGAAGTGATAATTGATGATTCCCAGGGTGTTCTGACTGTAACGCATTCCCAGGCAAGGCCCAAGGAGAATGCGCGCATACTCACAGTGACTGGAAAGCCAAACCCGGAATATTTCCAGCGTGTCCTGACTTCCCTTTACATAGCGGGCTTTGACACTCTCACCATAAAAAGCCCGAAATACATGGACGCAGGGATGGTGGATGCAATATCCCGGTTCTCCCGGCTGGTGATGGGTGTGGAGATATTCGACGAGTCCTCAAGGTCTGTGGTGCTCCAGAATGTGCTTGATTCCAAGTCATTTCCTCTTCCAAATGCCGTGAGGCGCATGTCGCTGAATGTGCAGACAATGATAGAGGATACAATAAACGGCATTTCCGGTTCAGATTCAGCCCTGCTGGACAGCGTAATCAACCGCGATGATGATGTTGACAGGTATCAGCTCTATGTTTACAGGGAGGTGAAGAGCGGCGAGAGCGATGAATCCAACAGTGTCTTTTACCTCATATTCTCCCGCATTCTTGAAAGGATAGCGGATCATGCTGTGAACCTGTGCAAGCTCTGGAAAACCGTACCGGAACACAGTGGAAAGGAATCCGAATCAATAGTGGAGTTCCTCAGGGAATCAGGCCAGATGTACAATGAGGCGGTTGATGCTTTCTATGCAAAGAAATTCGATTCCCTGGATCCCATAATAGGGAAGAAAACCTCCGTAACGGCAAGGAAGGACGAGATCCTCCGGTCACTTCAGGGAGGCGAAATGGTGGCAATCGTTGTGCCCTCATCCGAGGAAATCGTAAGGATTGGCCTGTACGCCACAGACATAGCGGAGCTTGCCATGGATATGATCCTCTCAGAGAGGGAGGAATTCAGTATCTGA
- a CDS encoding DUF1059 domain-containing protein, translating into MGMASYRFRCRDIGMDCQYEVSSKKAEDLIPQIVEHAKNQHGIEEINEDLKQKINGAIKRRMF; encoded by the coding sequence ATGGGAATGGCAAGTTATCGATTCAGATGCAGGGATATAGGCATGGATTGCCAGTATGAAGTGTCATCAAAGAAGGCGGAAGATCTGATTCCACAGATCGTGGAACATGCAAAAAACCAGCACGGGATTGAGGAGATCAACGAAGATCTGAAGCAGAAGATCAATGGGGCGATAAAGAGGCGCATGTTCTGA
- a CDS encoding CBS domain-containing protein, which yields MLPSIEELRKMRKNLGISQKELARISGVSQSYIARLEKGSINPTYDKVRKIFDYLNRTGQKATTIDITAEKIMTAPVITCSPTDSIITALNVMREKGFSQLPVATLDRKVVGTVSESDINDLLLKGNTIDSLKTLVVRKVMGPTLPQLDRSSPISMIYPLLKYSSAVLIMENGELKGIVTKADILKAVEEYA from the coding sequence ATGCTGCCGTCCATTGAGGAACTCAGGAAGATGCGTAAGAACCTAGGGATCAGCCAGAAAGAGCTGGCCAGGATAAGTGGCGTGAGCCAGTCATATATTGCAAGGCTTGAAAAGGGCAGCATAAATCCCACATATGACAAGGTCAGGAAGATTTTTGACTACCTCAACAGGACCGGGCAGAAGGCAACAACCATTGACATAACTGCCGAGAAAATAATGACGGCACCGGTCATAACGTGCTCTCCCACCGATTCAATAATAACTGCACTTAATGTCATGAGGGAGAAGGGCTTTTCACAGCTTCCTGTTGCAACACTTGACAGGAAGGTTGTTGGAACCGTGTCGGAATCGGATATCAATGATCTCCTGCTGAAGGGCAATACAATAGATTCCCTGAAAACACTGGTTGTCAGGAAGGTCATGGGCCCAACGCTACCGCAGCTTGATCGCTCATCACCCATATCCATGATCTACCCACTGCTGAAGTATTCAAGCGCAGTGCTCATAATGGAGAACGGTGAACTGAAAGGTATTGTCACAAAGGCGGATATACTTAAGGCCGTTGAGGAATATGCCTGA
- a CDS encoding CDP-2,3-bis-(O-geranylgeranyl)-sn-glycerol synthase, protein MPEIVKIILDIVYAFILFIPAFVANPAAVITGGHYPMDAGKNFPDGKRILGDGKTWTGYFGGSLAGVIIGFILAGIFYISGFAGSLPYGRTFSEILVVLLAMSFGSLTGDVAGSFIKRRIGIQRGGKGALLDQWPFVLMSFLFLFIFARPFFMSYYGNIIGAVAILVITPPLHRGVNIIGFAMKKKDVPW, encoded by the coding sequence ATGCCTGAGATAGTCAAAATAATTCTTGACATAGTATACGCCTTCATCCTGTTCATTCCGGCATTTGTGGCCAACCCTGCTGCAGTGATCACCGGAGGACACTATCCGATGGATGCTGGGAAGAACTTCCCCGATGGGAAGCGAATCCTTGGGGACGGGAAGACCTGGACTGGATACTTCGGGGGATCACTTGCCGGTGTGATCATTGGCTTCATACTTGCCGGCATTTTCTACATATCTGGCTTCGCTGGGTCTCTGCCCTACGGCAGGACATTCAGTGAGATACTGGTGGTACTTCTGGCAATGTCCTTTGGATCGCTCACGGGTGATGTTGCCGGATCCTTCATAAAGAGGAGGATTGGCATACAGAGGGGCGGCAAGGGTGCCCTCCTGGATCAGTGGCCATTCGTGCTGATGTCTTTCCTCTTTCTGTTCATATTTGCCAGGCCGTTCTTCATGAGCTACTACGGGAACATAATAGGAGCTGTGGCAATTCTGGTCATAACGCCCCCCTTACACAGAGGGGTGAACATAATAGGCTTTGCAATGAAAAAGAAGGATGTCCCATGGTAG
- the pth2 gene encoding peptidyl-tRNA hydrolase Pth2, whose protein sequence is MVDEVKMVIAVRKDLDLGKGKIAAQVAHAAVACALKAEKKEKKIFRKWMEGGQKKIVVRLANQQELLELKSRADSEGIITEAIFDAGHTQVDPGTLTCVGIGPAESSALDPITGSFKLL, encoded by the coding sequence ATGGTAGATGAAGTGAAGATGGTTATAGCCGTAAGGAAGGATCTTGACCTTGGCAAGGGAAAGATAGCAGCACAGGTGGCACATGCTGCCGTTGCCTGTGCACTGAAGGCTGAGAAGAAAGAGAAGAAGATTTTCAGGAAGTGGATGGAGGGGGGGCAGAAGAAGATCGTGGTGAGGCTGGCCAATCAGCAGGAGCTTCTTGAGTTAAAGTCCCGGGCGGATTCAGAGGGCATAATAACCGAGGCCATATTTGACGCAGGCCACACCCAGGTTGATCCCGGGACCCTGACATGCGTGGGCATAGGACCCGCTGAGTCCAGCGCCCTTGACCCCATAACCGGATCTTTCAAGCTGCTGTGA
- a CDS encoding PLP-dependent transferase codes for MDHGDGFNTRAVHAGEIMDERFGNVVTPIFETATFMSPNRSADPYMDISRGEPFLYTRWGNPTTQALESKYASLDNVKYGLAFSSGMAAISSAVFGLCSRGDRILSINELYGQTHSFFSSYLQKFGIGCDFISLDQANSLSFKPESHALLYLESIINPTLKVADLDRIGRFCRENGIPLLVDATFASPYNQNPSEFGASVVLHSGTKYISGHSDVTLGLAGTDNKDIFHRIQAVRRTTGPVPDPLQSYLASRGMKTVGLRVEKQNRVAMDLAGFLSQHRKVVRVHYPGLEESPYHAIARKVLRGYGGMVSFEVVGGLNGARKFMASLKVPAVAASLGGVESLVTLPVETSHSSIPPHERKAMGIEDGLVRFSCGIEDSQDLIDDMDNALSLL; via the coding sequence ATGGATCATGGGGATGGTTTCAACACAAGGGCAGTGCATGCCGGTGAGATTATGGACGAACGTTTTGGAAATGTTGTCACTCCAATATTCGAGACAGCAACATTCATGTCGCCAAACAGGAGCGCAGACCCGTATATGGACATCAGCAGGGGCGAGCCCTTCCTGTACACACGATGGGGCAATCCCACAACACAGGCACTGGAATCCAAGTATGCATCTCTTGACAACGTGAAATACGGGCTTGCTTTCTCATCGGGAATGGCGGCCATCAGCTCTGCGGTGTTCGGCCTGTGCAGCAGGGGTGACAGGATACTTTCCATAAATGAACTGTACGGCCAGACACACTCATTCTTCTCCTCATACCTCCAGAAATTTGGCATTGGATGCGATTTCATAAGCCTGGATCAGGCCAACTCACTTTCATTCAAGCCAGAAAGTCACGCACTGCTGTACCTGGAATCCATAATAAACCCAACACTGAAGGTTGCTGATCTGGATAGAATCGGCAGGTTCTGCAGGGAGAACGGCATTCCGCTCCTTGTGGATGCGACATTTGCCTCCCCGTACAACCAGAACCCCTCTGAATTCGGCGCATCAGTGGTTCTGCACAGCGGAACCAAGTACATTTCGGGGCACAGTGATGTTACTCTGGGACTGGCAGGCACAGACAACAAGGATATATTCCACAGGATACAGGCAGTGAGGAGAACCACCGGCCCAGTGCCGGATCCGCTGCAGTCTTATCTTGCATCAAGGGGAATGAAGACAGTTGGACTCCGGGTTGAGAAACAGAACAGGGTGGCCATGGATCTTGCAGGGTTCCTGAGCCAGCACAGAAAGGTGGTCCGTGTGCATTATCCCGGGCTTGAGGAATCGCCCTACCATGCAATAGCCAGGAAAGTGCTCAGGGGATATGGCGGCATGGTATCATTTGAGGTCGTCGGAGGCCTCAATGGTGCAAGGAAATTCATGGCTTCACTGAAGGTGCCTGCCGTGGCAGCAAGCCTGGGAGGTGTTGAGAGCCTTGTAACCCTTCCCGTTGAGACAAGCCATTCCTCAATACCGCCCCATGAAAGGAAAGCCATGGGAATCGAAGACGGGCTGGTGAGGTTTTCATGCGGCATTGAGGATTCACAGGATCTGATTGATGATATGGATAACGCGCTGTCGCTGCTGTGA
- a CDS encoding MFS transporter — protein MSNRHVSAISMAQLIRILGRSQSWIFIPVYLSVIRHVPYIQIGLLFFGTALLSLPFSIYGGNLIDRLGRRMAAVWLPPIIMALLLFMAFSIYFHSSLYFIYSAFLLVEPFTSIQGILDNVVITDTTEEKQRTDAFSMVRIAGNLGFSVGPALGGFLSQISYFYVFLFPAVLTAGEWLLYIRYVSETKTDFLVRTGNFEFPWRDTKFVILSLLVASMWFVAGQWGTTLTLFWTNIDRVPNYMIGILYSVNGLAVVFLQMPVNWVLARMRDFNRIALGGAIYSMGFFVLAFFSGFPFLIADVIFLTIGENVMSPVTYSLIGKISPAEKRGQYFGAFQLLLGLIAPMAPVLGTGLLSRFSYDPLLVWLPILVIGISMSFLVSRVGMIMRSERKPESYETKL, from the coding sequence TTGAGCAACAGGCATGTCTCTGCAATATCCATGGCCCAGCTCATCAGGATTCTTGGGCGATCCCAGTCCTGGATATTCATACCGGTGTACCTTTCAGTTATACGGCATGTCCCTTATATCCAGATAGGCTTGCTTTTTTTCGGTACTGCACTTCTCAGCCTTCCGTTCTCAATCTACGGCGGAAATCTCATAGACCGGCTGGGAAGAAGAATGGCAGCAGTGTGGCTTCCTCCCATAATTATGGCGCTTCTTCTCTTCATGGCATTCTCCATATACTTCCATTCATCTCTGTATTTCATCTATTCAGCATTTCTGCTGGTTGAGCCGTTCACAAGCATTCAGGGGATACTGGATAATGTTGTAATAACAGACACCACGGAAGAGAAGCAGAGGACTGATGCCTTCAGCATGGTGAGGATTGCCGGAAACCTCGGTTTCTCAGTAGGCCCTGCACTGGGAGGTTTCCTGTCCCAGATCAGCTATTTCTATGTCTTCCTTTTCCCAGCCGTGCTCACTGCCGGGGAGTGGCTTCTCTACATCCGTTATGTGTCGGAGACCAAGACGGATTTTTTAGTGAGGACAGGAAATTTCGAATTTCCCTGGAGGGACACTAAGTTTGTGATCCTGAGTCTCCTGGTGGCGTCCATGTGGTTCGTGGCAGGACAGTGGGGCACAACCCTGACGCTTTTCTGGACCAACATAGACAGGGTGCCAAACTACATGATCGGCATACTCTATTCAGTGAACGGCCTGGCAGTGGTGTTTCTCCAGATGCCAGTGAACTGGGTGCTGGCAAGGATGAGGGATTTCAACAGGATCGCCCTGGGCGGCGCCATATATTCCATGGGTTTCTTTGTCCTGGCATTCTTCTCGGGTTTTCCGTTTCTCATTGCCGACGTCATTTTTCTTACCATTGGTGAAAACGTGATGTCACCTGTCACGTACAGCCTCATTGGAAAGATATCGCCGGCGGAGAAACGGGGCCAGTATTTTGGTGCATTCCAGCTGCTTCTTGGTCTCATTGCCCCCATGGCACCGGTACTGGGCACCGGCCTCCTCTCCAGGTTCTCATATGACCCCCTGCTTGTGTGGCTGCCAATCCTTGTCATAGGGATATCCATGTCTTTCCTGGTTTCCAGAGTCGGCATGATCATGAGATCCGAAAGGAAGCCTGAAAGCTATGAGACAAAACTCTGA
- the tmk gene encoding dTMP kinase, which yields MFVALEGIDGSGKTTVSSRLRDKLESDGISVFLTHEPTFSVDSISGKLVSQRDPESALKLFFMFTEDRYRHQAEISEKLDQGYLVLCDRYIYSSFAYQGPLIEGIFGTPERVVTWMSEVSEIIKVRPDINVYLDISADTAIKRIWSRRSITGFEDLQYLDRVRSYYTGVLRKHLITINGEDQLDRVVDEIYGLIRP from the coding sequence ATGTTTGTAGCTCTTGAAGGCATTGACGGCTCAGGCAAGACAACGGTATCGTCAAGGCTCAGGGATAAGCTTGAAAGTGATGGCATAAGTGTTTTCCTCACCCATGAACCTACATTCAGCGTTGACAGTATTTCCGGGAAGCTTGTGTCGCAGAGGGATCCGGAAAGCGCCCTGAAACTCTTCTTCATGTTCACCGAGGACAGGTACAGGCACCAGGCCGAGATATCTGAGAAGCTTGATCAGGGCTACCTGGTGCTGTGCGACAGGTACATCTACTCATCCTTCGCCTATCAGGGACCACTTATTGAAGGAATTTTCGGCACTCCGGAAAGGGTTGTTACATGGATGTCGGAAGTTTCAGAAATCATAAAGGTAAGACCTGACATCAATGTTTACCTTGACATAAGTGCAGACACAGCAATAAAGAGAATATGGAGCCGGCGCAGCATAACAGGCTTTGAGGATCTCCAGTACCTTGACAGGGTAAGGTCCTATTATACCGGTGTGCTGAGGAAACACCTCATTACCATTAACGGCGAAGACCAGCTGGACAGGGTGGTTGACGAAATATATGGCCTCATCAGGCCGTAG